In bacterium BMS3Abin02, a single genomic region encodes these proteins:
- a CDS encoding sulfocyanin: MKRLWIVGLVLIAVALVGSAVSSTAPSSWVGTPRAGMHADTPSGWWGQMGGHRMHEDWDSNGPAAIPGAGEVRVVASEFRFEPPTITIPAGEAVNLTLINEGALLHDLTIPALGIRVVAEPGRQTTVGLAGLPVGTYETLCSLPGHAEAGMIGTLEVTG, from the coding sequence ATGAAGCGCCTCTGGATCGTCGGGCTTGTCCTGATCGCCGTGGCGCTCGTCGGATCCGCTGTCTCTTCCACGGCTCCTTCCTCTTGGGTGGGGACGCCGCGGGCAGGGATGCACGCCGACACTCCGTCCGGCTGGTGGGGCCAGATGGGCGGCCATCGGATGCACGAAGATTGGGACTCGAACGGACCTGCGGCGATCCCGGGTGCCGGCGAAGTGAGAGTCGTGGCTTCGGAGTTTCGGTTCGAGCCTCCAACCATCACGATCCCTGCCGGAGAAGCGGTGAACCTCACGCTCATCAACGAAGGCGCGTTGCTTCACGACCTCACGATCCCCGCGCTTGGCATCCGGGTGGTCGCAGAACCCGGCCGGCAGACAACGGTCGGGCTGGCCGGCCTGCCTGTGGGAACGTACGAAACCCTGTGCTCTCTCCCAGGCCACGCCGAGGCGGGAATGATCGGAACGCTCGAGGTGACGGGTTGA